The following are encoded together in the Mammaliicoccus vitulinus genome:
- a CDS encoding LytTR family DNA-binding domain-containing protein: MKDKFNVHLQIDASTTITDVTINTYEQEIGNNLLKYIQQYETPNGKIGIKTSQGVYLITKTDIIFAEVFDKQLTIATTKETYTTRMSLNALQQSLPENKFVQITKSSIVNIEHITKVSTSFSGNLYATLINNQKVTISRRYVKNLTQILGI, from the coding sequence ACAATAACTGATGTCACCATCAACACATATGAACAAGAAATTGGTAACAACCTATTAAAATATATACAACAATATGAAACGCCTAACGGGAAAATAGGCATTAAAACTTCACAAGGTGTTTATCTCATTACGAAAACAGACATTATATTCGCAGAAGTATTTGATAAACAGCTTACCATTGCGACAACAAAAGAAACATATACGACTAGAATGTCACTCAATGCCTTACAACAATCATTGCCCGAAAATAAATTTGTACAAATTACTAAATCATCCATCGTAAACATAGAACATATCACAAAAGTATCCACTTCCTTTTCAGGAAATTTGTATGCAACACTTATAAACAATCAAAAAGTGACGATATCCAGAAGATACGTCAAAAACTTAACTCAAATATTAGGAATATAA